The Vidua chalybeata isolate OUT-0048 chromosome 6, bVidCha1 merged haplotype, whole genome shotgun sequence genome has a segment encoding these proteins:
- the TSSC4 gene encoding protein TSSC4: MGDQEASEPFLGIVADGGRDYEGALPSDVVSLSDSDSDDLGLVGEAEVDTIAPEEPSVDEGDFRSGGTHDSSNSGRRSPVQPFHLKGMSSMFSLRSQSIFDCLEEAAKLSVPSMPEDNVVDGRFKCPLPPTPVSGNMVPENMGRQAGAVQALKASRAVPDYVAHPERWTKYSLEGVSESSDKTNRAVAMEFLGGLKKRGEQQSSATQDSYTPSFNQDPSSCGAGRIVFTKPIKRGVDGLEKKTSTGEDDKKQMKTDLRGKSLKKIDDLREEDKVELGHLDSDSGKAAEEEECMMEGDQNTEYKPDARLSGAGEEPSLGTVGFHCSKKKSRKNFRPKVADEGEEEDS, encoded by the coding sequence ATGGGAGACCAGGAGGCCAGTGAACCTTTTCTAGGGATAGTGGCTGATGGTGGCAGAGACTACGAAGGAGCTCTGCCCTCAGACGTGGTGTCGCTCAGCGATTCTGACTCTGATGACTTGGGGCTGGTGGGTGAAGCAGAAGTTGATACAATAGCTCCTGAGGAGCCATCTGTAGATGAAGGGGATTTCAGATCAGGAGGGACACACGACTCTTCAAACAGCGGTCGCAGATCTCCTGTCCAGCCATTCCATCTGAAGGGCATGAGTTCTATGTTCTCTCTCCGTAGCCAGAGCATTTTTGATTGCCTGGAAGAGGCAGCCAAGTTGTCTGTGCCCTCGATGCCTGAAGATAATGTTGTTGACGGGAGGTTTAAGTGTCCATTGCCTCCGACCCCAGTTTCAGGTAACATGGTCCCAGAAAACATGGGAAGGCAAGCCGGAGCAGTGCAGGCTCTAAAAGCCTCTCGTGCAGTGCCTGACTACGTGGCACACCCAGAGCGCTGGACCAAATACAGCCTAGAGGGCGTTTCAGAGTCCAGTGACAAGACTAACAGGGCAGTGGCCATGGAGTTTCTAGGTGGTTTGAAGAAAAGAGGGGAGCAACAGAGCTCAGCTACCCAAGATAGTTACACCCCGTCCTTTAACCAGGACCCTTccagctgtggagctgggaggATTGTCTTCACCAAACCAATTAAAAGAGGTGTTGATggactggaaaagaaaacatcaacAGGGGAGGATGATAAGAAACAGATGAAGACAGATCTGAGAGGAAAATCTCTTAAGAAGATTGATGACTTGAGGGAAGAAGATAAGGTTGAGCTGGGGCACTTAGACAGTGACAgtggaaaggcagcagaggaagaggagtgCATGATGGAGGGGGACCAGAACACAGAGTATAAACCTGATGCAAGGCTTAGTGGTGCAGGTGAAGAGCCATCGCTGGGAACAGTTGGATTCCACTGCAGTAagaagaagagcaggaaaaatttCCGACCTAAAGTAGCTGatgaaggggaggaggaagattCCTGA